Sequence from the Candidatus Methylopumilus planktonicus genome:
CTTGACTGTCATCAATTACGTAAGGAAAAGGAAAGTTAAATTGATTCGCAATGAGTTTCATGTTCTCAAATGAATCCTCAGGATAATTCTCAGAATTATTACTTTGAATGGCAATCGTTTCAATACCTAGATCTTTTAGCGCCAGAACATCACTCACAAGTCTTGGCAAAATTGCTTTCACGTAAGGACAGTGATTACATATAAACATGACGAGTAAGCCATTAGCCCCTTTTGATTTTTCCAGAGTCCAAATGTTATCGTCGACCCCCAGTAAATTAAAATCGATCGCTTTCCAACCAAAATCGCAAAGTGGAGTATTTAAACTAACCATGTTTTATGCCTTAATATAGCTTACCTATTTAATAGAATTGACTATGGAAGAAAATCGATTTTACCACTCCGAAAACCTAGAGCTCAAACATATCGTTGAGTTAGGCGCTCAAACACATATTCACGCTACAAAAGTTTTAAGGTTAAAGGTGGGAGATCAATTTGCGCTCTTTAATGGTGATGGTTTTGATTACGTCGCAAGAGTAATTGAATTATCCAAACATAAAACCTCTGTTAAGATTATCGATAGGTATGAAGTGAATCATGAGTCGCCTTTAAAAATAACCCTTGCGCAAGGTCTTGCAGCTGGCGACAAAATGGACTGGATTATTCAAAAAGCGGTTGAGCTTGGTATCCAATCCATACAGCCACTATTGACTGAACGATCTATTATTAAGCTAGATCGTGAAAGAGCAGATAAAAAAATTGAGCACTGGAGAACGGTTGCTATTTCTGCTTGCGAACAAACTGGGCGAAGCATTATTCCGGATATCTCAAGCCCGACTCATTTAACCCAATGGCTTAGCAATCAAAACCAAACAACTGACAGTTTGAAATTAATCCTTACGCCAGCGAAAGCTCAAAATCTTAATCATTTAGAAAAACCTCTTTCCCCTGTTGTTTTTATGGTGGGGCCTGAGGGCGGTTTTTCAGAAAAAGAAATGGATTTGGCTTTAAGGAGCGGCTTTGTTCCAGTAAAATTTGGTAAGAGAATTCTAAGAACGGAAACAGCCTCCATCGTAGCACTCTCTATTATGCAAAATTTATGGGGTGATTTTGCATAAAACGCAAAAATTTTGATATTTTTATAAAAAATACATGTAAAATATGTATTTTAAGCAAATTAGTCACTTATGTCTCTTGGCGAAGCAATCAGAAAAAGAAGGAGGTCTTTAGGGCTAACCCTGCAGACCTTAGCAAAAAAAATTGCGAGCGACCCCGGAAATCTTTCTAGAATAGAAAGGGGCGAGCAAAACATCGGTGAGGCGCAATTATTAAAAATATGTGAAGCGCTTAATTGCGCGCCCTCTAGTCTTTTTCAAAATAACTCTCCTGCAAATCCCATTCAAAAACTGGACAGCCAAACATTTGCAAGATGGTTTAGATTAGCAGCTCCGTACATCAACACTTTTAGCAATAAAACATTTGTCATCGCTTTTGGCGGAGAGCTTCTCGATGAGGATCAGTTTACGGCACTCTCCCATGACATTAATTTATTAACTTGCTTAAACGTCAAAATTATTCTCGTTCATGGTGCAAGACCTCAAATTGATCAAAGACTTAAAGAGAAAAAAATTTCAACCCAACTTGTAAGAAATGTTCGAGTCACTGACGATTTAAGTATGGAAGCAGTTAAAGAAGCTAATGGCCTCATTAAAATCAATATTGAATCTACACTTTCATCGAGTCTTTTAAACTCGCCTATGGCAGGTAGTGATATTAAAGTCTCTAGCGGAAATTTTATTACTGCAAAACCTTTAGGTGTAATTGATGGTATCGACATGCAACATACAGGGGAGGTAAGGAAAATTGACAGCGCTGCCATCAAGAAAAAATTGGATAATAAAGAGTTGGTAGTGATCTCACCGATTGGTTATTCACCTACAGGTGAAGTATTTAATCTGACGATGGAAGATGTGGCGCTTAAAACCTCTATCGCTTTAGAAGCGGATAAACTTATTCTTCTCATAGATTCTGATGGTATTTTTAATCTAAGAAATGAACTTCTGCACGAGATGACGTTAGAAAAGGCAATTAATCTTTATAAAAGCATTTCAAAAAACTATCCAAAAAAACATGAGCTCATAAACATCAACTCTAATGACCTAGATCTTCTAGAAATTGCTATTAAAGCTTCTGAAGCAGGTATAAATAAAATTCATCTCATTAATAGGCATATTGATGGTGCGATTCTACAAGAATTATTTACAGATGATGGTTTAGGAACAGTTATCACCGAAAAAGCCCTCGACGCTATTAGGCCTGCTTCACATAACGACGTTAAAGGCATTCATAAACTTATTAATCCGTTGGAGGCTGGGGGGTATCTTATTAAAAGAGGCAAGGAGAGAATTGATCATGAGATAGAAAACTTTTTCGTGATCGAGCATGATAATAAAATTATCGGGTGTGCAGCTTTATATCCTTATGACGACCATGTTGAATTTGCATGTTTTGCTATTAACAAAAATTACCAGTCTAAAGGTTTTGGCTCAAAGCTATATAATTACTGCGAAGAAATTGCGCAAGAGAAAAATTACAAATATCTCTTTGCCTTAACAACTAGAACTGAACATTGGTTCGTTGAGAAGGGCTTTAAAGAAGAGAATATTCAAAAGCTTCCTAAAAAAAGAATAGAGTCTTATTTGCCACAAAGAAATTCAAAATTTTTTATTAAAAAGCTTTAAAATCTTTAAAAAACTATAGGCATAAAAATGAGTCAAAATATTCAACCAGAATACAAAGCCAAAATATTAAGTGAGGCTTTGCCGTACATCAAAAAATTCTTTGGCAAAACTATCGTTATTAAGTACGGCGGTAATGCCATGATCGACGAAAATTTAAAACAATCATTTGCTAGCGACGTCGTTCTTTTAAAATTAGTGGGTATGAACCCTGTTGTTGTTCATGGTGGTGGTCCACAAATAAATGAGCACCTGGATAAACTTGGTAAAAAAGGTGAGTTTATACAAGGCATGAGGGTAACCGATACTGAAACCATGGATATTGTAGAAATGGTTTTAGGTGGCCAGGTGAATAAAGAGATTGTAAATCTCATTAATAGACATGGTGGAAAAGCTGTGGGTCTCACAGGCCAAGATGGAAACTTTATTCACGCTAAAAAACTCCTAGTGCAAGATGAGACAGACCCCAAAAAAACAATCGATCTTGGTCACGTAGGTGAAATAGCATCCATCAACCCTAGTATTATTAATTTCTTAGATGATGGAGATTTTATTCCTGTCATAGCCCCGATTGGTGTAGGAGCTGATGGTGAGACTTACAATATTAATGCCGATCTAGTCGCGGGAAAATTATCTGAAGTACTAAATGCTGAAAAATTAATCTTACTAACAAATACACCTGGAGTACTAGACAAAAATGGTTCACTTCTCACAGGACTAACTCCGAATGAGATAGATAAGCTTGTAGAAGATGGGACATTGTCAGGTGGTATGCTACCTAAAATAAGTTCAGCACTTGATGCTGCAAGAAGCGGTGTTAGAAGTGTGCATATTATTGATGGGAGAGTGCAACACGCACTTTTATTAGAGGTATTAACTGACGAAGGTGTGGGAACTTTAATTAAGGCAAAATAATTGTCCAAAATTTGGATTTTCGATCTAGACGACACGCTTCACGACGCAAGTTCTAAAATATTTCCACGCATTAATCAATCTATGACTGCCTATGTAAGTCAAAAGCTTAATATTAGCCATGATGCTGCGCATGAATTACGCGACCAATATTGGAAAGTCTATGGTGCTACATTAAAGGGGCTCATGGAAAATCATGATGTCGATCCAAAAGAATTTTTACTCAAAACACACGATGCGCATGAGCTTTCTAAATTCGTCAAGCAATCTCACGCCTTAAAAAATACTTTAAAAAAACTCAAGGGCAAAAAAATAGTTTTTACAAATGCGCCGCTTCATTATGCGATCGCAATTATTAAATCTCTAAAAATTGAAAGGCATTTTTCGGCAGTCTACAGTATTGAAACAACAAAATATAATCCAAAACCTTCTCTCTATGCTTTTAGGAAAATTTTAAGGCATCTCGGAGAGGAGCCTCATCAATGCACTATGGTAGAAGATGATCTAGCTAATTTAAAAACGGCTCACAAGATCGGTATGAAGACTGTCTTAGTCTCAAGACAAAATAAAAAAACAGTTTTTATAAATAAACGAATTACAAAAATTACTCATCTTACAGCGCAGACTAGATAAGCTTGGCCAGTAATTTGAGTCGCGCCTCATAAATAGCAGCCTTAATATCGACGCCTCGTTTATTTTGGCTAATTGCACTAAGATTTAATTTATTAAGATGTTTTAAATACTTTTGAAACGCTTTTAAAGTATTTTGGGCTGTATTTTTCTGGCCTAGCTGACCTTCAATATAAGCCTCAAAAATTTGCATTACGTCTGGGAGGATTTCCGGATTCCTAAATAAATCCATTTTATAGATCAAATCTAAAACTTGTTGTGGCTTAAGTTTTTTAAATTGCCTTAAGTCGGATAGATTAAATACTAACTTCTCTGCTATTTTTTTAACAGCATTAGGTACAGAAAGTCTTATGTAAATTTTTTCATTGCATTTAATACCTACTTTTAAAGGGTAAGTATGCATAAAAAATATAGCCGCTCTAATATCGGTCGAGAATTTGTATTTGGCTGCATATTCTAAACTTCTTTTAATAGAGTTTTTATTTTTTGGATAATCTAATTCTGGTAGTAATAATTTAAGCGCACCGCATCGATTAAGCACTTCAAACATCAAATAGGATTTTTTTTCTGTAAATCCCACTGAAAGTTCATGCCAGACTCTCTCGGAGGCAACAGTTTCGATTTCTTTATTTTTTACAATCTGCTTGAGAAGAGCTTCTGTCTTAGGGTGAATTTTAAACTTGTGAAATCGAGCAGAAAATCGAGCAATGCGTAACACTCGAATTGGATCTTCTACAAATGCAGAGCTCACATGTCGTAGAACTTTATTTTTAATATCTTTTATGCCACCAAAGGGATCAAAAA
This genomic interval carries:
- a CDS encoding thioredoxin family protein produces the protein MVSLNTPLCDFGWKAIDFNLLGVDDNIWTLEKSKGANGLLVMFICNHCPYVKAILPRLVSDVLALKDLGIETIAIQSNNSENYPEDSFENMKLIANQFNFPFPYVIDDSQEIAHFYNAICTPDFFGFNRNLELQYRGRFDATGRGEPPPNNTRDLYEAMLLVAKTQKGPVDQKSSIGCSIKWRE
- a CDS encoding 16S rRNA (uracil(1498)-N(3))-methyltransferase, giving the protein MEENRFYHSENLELKHIVELGAQTHIHATKVLRLKVGDQFALFNGDGFDYVARVIELSKHKTSVKIIDRYEVNHESPLKITLAQGLAAGDKMDWIIQKAVELGIQSIQPLLTERSIIKLDRERADKKIEHWRTVAISACEQTGRSIIPDISSPTHLTQWLSNQNQTTDSLKLILTPAKAQNLNHLEKPLSPVVFMVGPEGGFSEKEMDLALRSGFVPVKFGKRILRTETASIVALSIMQNLWGDFA
- the argA gene encoding amino-acid N-acetyltransferase; protein product: MSLGEAIRKRRRSLGLTLQTLAKKIASDPGNLSRIERGEQNIGEAQLLKICEALNCAPSSLFQNNSPANPIQKLDSQTFARWFRLAAPYINTFSNKTFVIAFGGELLDEDQFTALSHDINLLTCLNVKIILVHGARPQIDQRLKEKKISTQLVRNVRVTDDLSMEAVKEANGLIKINIESTLSSSLLNSPMAGSDIKVSSGNFITAKPLGVIDGIDMQHTGEVRKIDSAAIKKKLDNKELVVISPIGYSPTGEVFNLTMEDVALKTSIALEADKLILLIDSDGIFNLRNELLHEMTLEKAINLYKSISKNYPKKHELININSNDLDLLEIAIKASEAGINKIHLINRHIDGAILQELFTDDGLGTVITEKALDAIRPASHNDVKGIHKLINPLEAGGYLIKRGKERIDHEIENFFVIEHDNKIIGCAALYPYDDHVEFACFAINKNYQSKGFGSKLYNYCEEIAQEKNYKYLFALTTRTEHWFVEKGFKEENIQKLPKKRIESYLPQRNSKFFIKKL
- the argB gene encoding acetylglutamate kinase, translated to MSQNIQPEYKAKILSEALPYIKKFFGKTIVIKYGGNAMIDENLKQSFASDVVLLKLVGMNPVVVHGGGPQINEHLDKLGKKGEFIQGMRVTDTETMDIVEMVLGGQVNKEIVNLINRHGGKAVGLTGQDGNFIHAKKLLVQDETDPKKTIDLGHVGEIASINPSIINFLDDGDFIPVIAPIGVGADGETYNINADLVAGKLSEVLNAEKLILLTNTPGVLDKNGSLLTGLTPNEIDKLVEDGTLSGGMLPKISSALDAARSGVRSVHIIDGRVQHALLLEVLTDEGVGTLIKAK
- a CDS encoding pyrimidine 5'-nucleotidase; the encoded protein is MSKIWIFDLDDTLHDASSKIFPRINQSMTAYVSQKLNISHDAAHELRDQYWKVYGATLKGLMENHDVDPKEFLLKTHDAHELSKFVKQSHALKNTLKKLKGKKIVFTNAPLHYAIAIIKSLKIERHFSAVYSIETTKYNPKPSLYAFRKILRHLGEEPHQCTMVEDDLANLKTAHKIGMKTVLVSRQNKKTVFINKRITKITHLTAQTR
- the cca gene encoding multifunctional CCA tRNA nucleotidyl transferase/2'3'-cyclic phosphodiesterase/2'nucleotidase/phosphatase (catalyzes the addition and repair of the essential 3'-terminal CCA sequence in tRNAs without using a nucleic acid template; phosphohydrolase activities include hydrolysis of pyrophosphate, 5'-nucleoside tri- and diphosphates, NADP, and 2'-AMP with the production of Pi, metal-dependent phosphodiesterase activity for 2',3'-cAMP, 2',3'-cGMP, and 2',3'-cCMP, and hydrolysis 2',3'-cyclic substrates with the formation of 2'-nucleotides and 3'-nucleotides; these phosphohydrolase activities are probably involved in the repair of the tRNA 3'-CCA terminus degraded by intracellular RNases), with the protein product MKIYLVGGAVRDQIMGLSVKDKDYVVVGSSSEEMVKLGYKPVGKDFPVFLHPKTHQEFALARTERKVSKGYKGFKVYASKEVTLEEDLQRRDLTINAIAKDKRGQIFDPFGGIKDIKNKVLRHVSSAFVEDPIRVLRIARFSARFHKFKIHPKTEALLKQIVKNKEIETVASERVWHELSVGFTEKKSYLMFEVLNRCGALKLLLPELDYPKNKNSIKRSLEYAAKYKFSTDIRAAIFFMHTYPLKVGIKCNEKIYIRLSVPNAVKKIAEKLVFNLSDLRQFKKLKPQQVLDLIYKMDLFRNPEILPDVMQIFEAYIEGQLGQKNTAQNTLKAFQKYLKHLNKLNLSAISQNKRGVDIKAAIYEARLKLLAKLI